The genomic window CTGCCGCAGCACGCCGCGCAACTGCACTTCGCTGAACTCCGCGCCCAGCCCGAAGGTGCTGATGCGCTCATGCCCGAACTGCTTGACCTTCTCGGTCTCCTTGCCGCGCAGGATGTCCATGATGTGGCCCGCACCAAAGCTGATGCCGCTCAGCTGATGCACGCGGTAGATGGTCGAGAGCAGCTTGCGCGCGGCATCGGTGCCATCCCACACCTGCGGCGGGTTCAGGCAGTTGTCGCAGTTGCCGCAGGGAGTGCTCTTCTCGCCGAAGTAGCCCAGGAGCCGCACGCGCCGGCAGTCGCTCGCCTCGGCCAGCGAGAGCAGCGCATCGAGTTTGCCGCGCATCACCTGCTTGAACTCTTCGCCGGCCGGGCTCTCGTCGATCATGCGGCGCTGGTTCACCACATCTTGCAGGCCGTAGGCCATCCAGGCGTCGGCCGGCGCGCCGTCGCGGCCCGCGCGGCCGGTTTCCTGGTAGTAGCCTTCGATGTTCTTGGGCATGTCGAGGTGGCCGACAAAGCGCACGTCGGGCTTGTCGATGCCCATGCCGAAGGCGATGGTCGCCACCATCACGATGCCTTCCTCGCGCAGGAACCGGTCCTGGTGCTTCTGCCGCACCGCGGCGTCCAGCCCCGCGTGATAGGGCAGCGCGTTGATGCCCGCGCCCTGCAGCGTCACGGCCACGTCTTCCACGCGTTTGCGCGACTGGCAATAGACCACGCCCGCATCGCCTTCGTGCTCGCGCTCGATGAAGCGCAGCAGCTGCGTGGTCGCGTCCTTCTTCTCGACGATGGTGTAGCGGATGTTCGGCCGGTCGAAGCTGGAGACGAACTGCCGCGCCTCCTCCAGCTGCAGCCGCTCGACGATGTCGGCGCGCGTGAGCGCGTCGGCCGTGGCCGTGAGCGCGATGCGCGGCACGCCCGGGTAGCGTTCGTGCAGCACAGTGAGCGCGCGGTATTCGGGCCGGAAGTCGTGCCCCCACTGGCTCACGCAATGCGCCTCGTCGATCGCGAACAGCGAGAGCTTGCCGCGCTCCTTCAGCGAATCGAGCTGCGACAGAAAACGCGGCGTGTTCACGCGCTCGGGCGCCGCATACAGCAGCGTGATCTCGCCGCGCAGCATGCGGCGCTCCACGTCCTGCGTCTGCTCCCAGTCGAGCGTCGAATTGAGAAAGGCCGCGTTCACGCCGGCCTCGTGCAGCGCGCCGACCTGGTCGTGCATCAGCGCGATCAGCGGCGACACCACCACCGAAACGCCACGCCCCGCGCGCTGCCGTGCAATGGCCGGTATCTGGTAGCACAGCGACTTGCCGCCGCCCGTGGGCATCAGCACCAGCGCATCGCCGCCGCCCACCACGTGCTCCACGATGTCCTGCTGCGGCCCGCGAAACTGCGAATAGCCGAAGACTTCGTGAAGGATGTCGGCGGGTGCGCTGCTGCTGCCGGGAGCGTCGAGGGGGAGGGGAGCGAGCGAGGACACAGGGCGGGGGCGGCAGGTGCGAAGGGGCGAAACGGAGAAAAAGGAAGCGAAGCCGGATTGTCCCCCAGCGGCATCGACACGACTGTGGCACGAGGTTTGCAATCGCAAAACCCGTCCCGCCACCCTTCCTGTATAGACAGCAATCTGGTGCATTTTCCTGACGGTATGCACCGAAACGGCTCTCTCGGGTTATCCTGTATATACAAGTTGGGGCGCTCGGCAACAATGCGAGGCGCGCGCAGCCCGTGATCGGCAGCGCATCGCCTAGCCATCCTCAAGAAACGGAACCAGGAGTACCCATGGTCAAGACGGTAGTTGTGAAAGTCGCTTCCCTGCTGGCAGCAGGCGCATGTGCAGCGGGCATGGCCGGAACGGCCGCCGCGCAAGAAACCAAGATCGCGCTCGGCATGTCCGGCTGGACCGGCTTCGCGCCGCTTTCGCTGGCCGACAAGGCCGGCATCTTCAAGAAGAACGGCCTGGACGTCGAGCTGAAGATGATTCCGCAGAAGGACCGCCACCTGGCGCTGGCCGCGGGCGCCATCCAGTGCGCAGCCACCACGGTGGAAACGCATGTGGCCTGGAACGCCAACGGCGTGCCCATCGTGCAGATCTTCCAGATGGACAAGTCCTACGGTGCCGACGGCCTGGCAGTGCGCAACGACGTGAAGAGCTTTGCCGACCTCAAGGGCAAGACCATCGGCGTGAGCGCGCCCGGCACCGCGCCGTACTTCGGCCTGGCCTGGATGCTCAACAAGAACGGCATGACGCTGAAGGATGTGAAGGTGGTTTCGCTCGAGCCCCAGCCCGCCGCCCAGGCGTTCGTGGCCGGCCAGAACGACGCCGCCATGACCTACGAGCCCTATCTCTCGACCGTGCGCGCCAACCCCGCCGCCGGCAAGATCCTGGCCACCACGCTCGACTACCCGATGGTGATGGACACCGTCGGTTGCGCGCCCACTTGGCTCAAGGCCAACGCCAAGGCGGCGCAGGCGCTCACGCAGTCGTACTTCGAGGCGCTGGACATGATCAAGGCCGACCCTGCCAAGGCCAACGAACTGATGGGCTCGGCCGTCAAGCAAACCGGTGAGCAGTTCGCCAAGTCGTCGGCCTTCTTGCGCTGGCAGGACAAGGCCGCCAACCAGAAGTTCTTTGCGGGCGAGCTCACCAGCTTCATGAAGGAAGCCGCGCCCATCCTGCTGGAAGCCGGGGTGATCCGCAAGGCTCCTGAAGACTACGCAGCCACGTTCGATGCAAGCTTCGTCAAGTAAGGCCCTGCCGCAGGTGCCACCGCGCGCGTCGGCACCTGCGTCGGCCGTTTCCCCCGCCTCCGCCGGTTCCGGCAAGCCTGCCGTGTCCGCGCGGCGCCGCTCGCTCGCACCGCTCGAGCCCATCAGCGGCCGCGCGCGCGTGCTGCTCGGCCTGGGTTTCTTCGTGGCCTTCGTGCTCGTGTGGTCCATCGCCACGCTCGGCGGCTTCGTGCCGCCGACCTTCCTTGCCAGTCCGGTCACCATGCTGAAGGAAGGCTGGATGCTGTTCGCCGAGTTCGGCTTCATCGGCGACGTGGGCATGACCGTGTGGCGCGTGTTCGGCGGCTTCTTGCTGGCGGCCGTGCTGGCAGTGCCGCTGGGCATCGCCATGGGCACCTGGAAGGCCGTCGAAGCCTTCTTCGAGCCCTTCGTGTCGTTCTGCCGCTACTTGCCGGCCTCTGCATTCATTCCGCTGCTCATCCTGTGGGCGGGCTTGGGCGAAATGCAGAAGCTGCTGGTGATCTTCATCGGCTCGTTCTTCCAGATCGTGTTGATGGTGGCGGTAACGGTGGGCGGCGCGCGGCGCGACCTTGTCGAAGCGGCCTACACGCTCGGCGCCAGGAGCCGCGGCATTGTTGCGCGCGTGCTCATTCCGGGTGCTGCGCCCGGCATTGCCGAAACCTTGCGCCTTGTTCTGGGTTGGGCCTGGACCTACGTGATCGTGGCCGAACTCATCGGCTCGTCTTCGGGCATCGGCCACATGATCACCGACAGCCAGGCCTTGCTGAACACCGGGCAGATCATCTTCGGGATCATCGTGATCGGCGTCATCGGACTGGTGTCCGACTTTGCTTTCAAGGCGCTCAACCGCCGCATGTTCGCTTGGGCGGCACTCTGATGATGACGAACAACAACCAACTCTCCATCCAGGGCGTGTCGCGCGTCTTCACCGGCACCAAGGGCCAGAGCACGCAGGCGCTGCTGCCAATCGATTTCGAGGTGAAGGAGAACGACTTCGTCACCATCCTCGGCCCGTCGGGCTGCGGCAAGTCGACGCTGCTTCGCATCGTGGCGGGGCTCGACTTTCCGACCACCGGCCAGGTGCTGCTCGACGGCGAGCGCATCGAAGGCCCCGGTGCCGACCGCGGCGTGGTGTTCCAGAGCTACACGCTCTTTCCGTGGCTCACCGTGGCGCAGAACATCCGCTTCGGCCTGCGCGAGCGCGGCATGAGCGAGGCCGACCAGAAGGACCGCAGCGAGTTCTTCATCGCCAAGGTGGGCCTGCGCGGTTTCGAGAACCACTTTCCCAAGCAGCTCTCGGGCGGCATGCAGCAGCGCACGGCCATTGCGCGCGCACTCGCCAACGACCCCAAGATGCTGTTGCTGGACGAGCCCTTCGGTGCGCTCGACAACCAGACGCGCGTGCTGATGCAGGAGCTGCTGCTCGGTATCTGGGAATCGGCGCAGAAGACGGTGCTCTTCGTCACCCACGACATCGACGAAGCCATCTTCATGGCCAACCGCGTGGCGGTGTTCAGCGCGCGGCCCGGACGCATCAAGACGGAGATCGCGGTCGACTTTCCGCACCCGCGCCACTACACGATCAAGACTTCGCCCGAGTTCATGGAAATCAAGGCGCGGTTGACCGAAGAGATTCGCGCGGAGTCGATGGCTGCTGCGGAGCACTAGGAATGAAGGCCGGGTACTCACTTCATCGCGGGTTGCTGTTGGTGCGTTGTTCGGGGCGCGCACCCGCCGACGGGGTACCTTTCTCCGCGAATGTCCCCCGGCCTGCGGCCTCCTCCTTTATTTCGCTGCGCAAGGCACCCCGCCAGCGGGTGCGTTATTCAGAGCGGTCGTTGATCGGCGGTGCACCCAGAGCGTGCCCAAGTGCACAGGGCATCGGGTGCTCCCCGCAGCGAAATAAAGGAGGAGCCGAAGGCGGGGGACATTCGCGGAGGGGAGTACCCGGTGGCCTGTGCACACGCCCTGAACAGCGGCGCGTTGGAGCGCCGACATGAAGCGCGACCTCCCCTCCCTCGCGCTCTATGCGCAAGTCAAGGATCACATCTCCCGCAAGATCCAGGACGGCACCTGGCCCGCCGGCCACCGCCTGCCATCCGAAAGCGAATTGGTCGCGCAGTTCGGCATTTCTCGCATGACCGTGAACCGCGCACTGCGCGAGTTGATGGAACAGGGCCGCATCGTGCGCATGGCCGGCGTTGGCAGCTTCGTGGCCGAGAACAAGCCCCAGTCCACGTTGCTGCAGATTGCCAACATCGCAAGCGAAATCCGCCAGCGCGGCCATGACTACCGCTGCGAAATGCTTGCGGTAGAACGCATTGCCGCATCGCCCGACGTGGCGGCCTGGCTCGACATGCGCGCAGGCACCTCGGTGTTCCACAGCGTTTGCCTGCACCTGGAGAACGACACCCCGGTGCAGCTCGAAGAACGGTACGTCAATCCGCAGGTCGTGCCCGATTTTCTCGAGCAGGACTTTGTCGCCGTGGCCCCCAGCGAGTACCTGGTCCGCAACGTGCCTTTCGACCAGATCGAACACGTCGTCGATGCCGTGCTGCCCACCGCCGAGCAGGCGAGCCGGCTCGCGATGGAACCCACCGACCCCTGCCTGCTGCTCACGCGCCGCACATGGACGCGCAACACGCCCGTCACCTGGGTGCGGTGCCTCCATCCTGCCTCGCGCTACAGCCTCGGCAGCCGTTTCAAAGCCGACGGCAACCCTTCCTTCGGCTGAATTTCTTGTCGCGGAAACCGCAGGTCTTCTCTCGCAACCACTTGTATAGACAGGTTTATATGCCAACAAACAATCACACCCCCGCCATCCTGACCCTCACGCCCGGCAAGGTGGACCTCGCCATGCTGCGCCGCATCCAGGCCGGCGGCGTGCGGCTGGCGCTCGACCCGTCGGTGCAGGACGGCATGGCGCGCGCCGAAGCGGCGGTGCGCCACATCGTCGACAACGACCAGGTGGTCTACGGCATCAACACCGGCTTCGGCAAGCTCGCGAGCACGCGCATCGGCAATGACCACCTGGCCGACCTGCAGCGCAACCTCGTGCTCTCGCACAGCGTGGGTACGGGCGAGCCGCTGGCTGCGCCGGTGGTGCGCATGGTGCTGGCCACCAAGGCGGTGAGCCTGGCGCGCGGCCACTCGGGCGTGCGGCCCGCGCTGGTCGATGCCTTGCTGGCGCTGTTCAATGCGGGTGTGATGCCGCGCATTCCTTGCAAGGGTTCGGTCGGCGCATCGGGCGACCTCGCGCCGCTCGCGCACATGGCTTGCGTGCTGATCGGCGAGGGCGAGGCGACCACTGCCGACGGCACCGTGGTCAGCGGTGCCGAGGCCATGCGCCTCGTCGGCCTCGAGCCCTTCGTGCTCGGCCCCAAGGAAGGCCTGGCGCTGCTCAACGGCACGCAGGTGTCGACCGCGCTCGCGCTGGCCGGGCTGTTCGGTGCCGAAGACGTGTTCGCTTCGGCGCTAATGTCGGGTGCGCTCTCGCTCGAGGCTATCCAGGGTTCGATCAAGCCCTTCGATGCGCGCATTCACGCAGCACGCGGCCAGCCGGGGCAAATTGCCGTGGCCGGCGCGGTGCGCACGTTGCTCGAAGGCAGCGAGATCGTGCCGTCTCACGCAGCGTGCGGCCGCGTGCAAGATCCGTATTCGGTGCGCTGCATTCCGCAGGTCATGGGCGCCTGCCTCGACAACCTCGCGCATGCCGCGCGCGTACTGGTCATCGAGGCCAATGCCGCTTCGGACAACCCACTGGTCTTTACCGACACCGGCGAAGTGATCTCCGGCGGCAACTTCCACGCCGAGCCGGTCGCCTTTGCGGCCGACATCATCGCGCTGGCCATCAGCGAGGTTGGCGCCATTGTCGAGCGCCGCATCGCTCTCTTGCTCGACACCGGCCTTTCGGGCCTGCCGCCGTTCCTGGTGCGCGATGGCGGCCTGAACTCGGGCTTCATGATTGCGCAGGTCACGGCGGCCGCGTTGGCTTCCGAGAACAAGTCGCTTGCGCATCCCGCCAGCGTCGACAGCCTGCCCACTTCGGCCAACCAGGAAGACCATGTGTCGATGGCCACCTTCGCGGCGCGGCGCCTCGGCGACATGGTCAACAACACTGCAGTCGTGGTCGGCATCGAAGCCATGGCCGCAGCGCAAGGCATCGAACTGAACCGAAACCTCAAGAGCTCCCCGCTGGTCGAAGCCGAATTCGCCGCCATCCGCCAGAAGGTCGCGTTTCTTGAAACCGACCGCTACCTCGCACCCGACATCGAAGCCATGCGCCAGTGGGCGCTGAAGGCCGAGCTGCCCGCCGCGCTTTTGAACATCCTGCCCAGCCACGCCTGAACACCGATCAAGGAGAACCTCGCCATGAACGCACCCGAAAAGCTTCCGCTGCAAAACACCGACCCACGCCATGACCCCACGCGCGTGATCCGAGCACCGCGAGGCAGCGAACTGAACTGCAAGAGCTGGCTCACCGAAGCCCCGTTCCGCATGCTGCAGAACAACCTCGACACCGAGGTGGCCGAACGTCCGCAAGACCTCGTGGTGTACGGCGGCATCGGCCGCGCAGCGCGCAACTGGGCCTGCTACGACCAGATCCTTGCCTCGCTGAAGGAACTGAACGACGACGAGACGCTGCTTGTTCAATCGGGCAAGCCCGTTGGCGTGTTCAAGACGCACGAGAACGCGCCGCGCGTGCTGCTCGCCAATTCGAACCTGGTGCCCAAGTGGGCCAACTGGGAGCAGTTCAACGAGCTCGACCGCCAGGGCCTCTTCATGTACGGCCAGATGACCGCGGGCAGCTGGATCTACATCGGCAGCCAGGGCATCGTGCAAGGCACCTTCGAAACCTTTGTCGAAGCCGGCCGCCAGCACTACAACAACAGCCTCGCGGGCAAGTGGATTCTCACGGCCGGCCTTGGGGGCATGGGCGGCGCCCAGCCGCTCGCGGCCACGCTCGCGGGTGCGGTGTCGCTCAACATCGAGTGCCAGCAGACCAGCATCGACTTTCGCCTGCGTACGCGCTATGTCGACAAGCAGGCGCGCGACATCGACCATGCGCTCGAGCTCATCCAGCAGCATTGCGATGCGAAGGAGGCCGTGTCGATCGCGCTGCTCGGCAACGCGGCCGACGTGTTGCCCGAGCTGGTCAAGCGCGCGAAGGCCGGCGGCATCAAGCCCGACCTCGTCACCGACCAGACCTCGGCGCACGACCTCATCAACGGATACCTGCCTTCGGGCTGGAGCGTGCCGCAATGGCAGGCCGCGATGAAGGATGCGTCGCAGCACGACGCACTCAAGAAGGCCGCCGCGAAGTCGTGCGCCGTGCACGTACAGGCCATGCTCGACTTCCAGGCCATGGGAATTCCCACGGTCGACTACGGCAACAACATCCGCCAGGTCGCTTTCGACGAAGGCGTGAAGAACGCGTTCGACTTCCCGGGCTTCGTGCCCGCCTACATCCGCCCGCTGTTCTGCGAAGGCAAGGGCCCGTTCCGCTGGGTGGCGCTGTCGGGCGACCCTGAAGACATCTACAAGACCGACGCCAAGATCAAGGAGCTGTTCCCCGAGAACACCCACACGCACCGCTGGCTCGAAATGGCACGCGAGCGCATCGCCTTCCAGGGCCTGCCGGCGCGCATCTGCTGGCTCGGGCTGGGCGAGCGCCACATCGCCGGCCTGGCCTTCAACGAGATGGTGAAGAACGGCGAGCTCAAGGCACCCATCGTCATCGGCCGCGACCACCTGGACACCGGCTCCGTGGCCAGCCCCAACCGCGAGACCGAAGCGATGAAGGACGGCACCGACGCGGTGAGCGACTGGCCGCTGCTCAACGCGCTGCTCAACACCGCAGGCGGCGCCACCTGGGTCAGCCTGCACCACGGCGGCGGCGTGGGCATGGGCTACTCGCAGCACTCGGGCGTGGTCATCGTGTGCGACGGCACCGATGCCGCCGCCAAGCGCATCGAGCGCGTGCTGTGGAACGATCCGGCTACGGGCGTCATGCGCCATGCCGATGCGGGCTACGACATTGCGGTGGCCACCGCGAAGAAGCAAGGCCTCAAGTTGCCGATGGTGCGCTGACCCGGAGTGAAGCAGTAAGACGAAGGTAGAAAGAAAAAACGCACCGATTCCCACTCAGTGGGAATCAAGGCTTGGACGTGGGAACGGCGGAAAAGATACTGACGCCGCACCCACTTCTCGATACCTCTCGCGACCGCTCCCGATGACGCCCGAAGCCTCCGCCCACAACGACCGAGCCCTGCTGGTGCTGTCGGTGCTGGCGCAGAGCAAGGCGGCCATGTCGGCCGCGGAGCTGATGCAGGCCACCGGCCTTTCGCAGAGCACGCTGTACCGGCAGATCGCCACGCTGCGGCGCTGGGGCTTCGTCATGGAGGCCGAAGGTCGCTACTCGCCCGGCCCCGTGAGCGTGCAGCTTGCAACCGGCTTCGACGGCAACTCCGACCTCGTGATGGCGGCGCGCGCCGACATGCGGGCGCTCGCGCAGCAGAGCCGCGAAAGCGTGGCGCTGATCACGGCGGTGAACGACCGCGTGGTGTGCCTCGAGATGATCGACAGCGAACAGTCGCTGCGCTGTTCGTTCGACCGCGGCCGCAGCGTGCCGGCGCGCGACGGCGCCAGCGCCAAGTGCCTGCTGGCCCACATGCCGACCGACCAGCGCGATGCATTGCTCGACGCATTCGGCGAAAGCCCCGAGCGCCGCGCACAGCGCGCCGCAGAGCTCGACGCCATTCGCGAAGCCGGCCATGCCGTGACGCATGGCGAGGTCGACGCAGGCGTGTGGGGCGCGAGCGCACCGGTGCTTGCATCGGGCCGGCGCCTGCGCGGCGCGATCACGCTCATGGCCCCACTCACGCGTGTCGAGGGCATGGAAGCTGCGTTGCTCCACATGACCGTTGTCACGGCGGCGCGCATTTCTCGCGCGCTGCAGTAGCCGGTCACGCTGCACGAATTTTTTTCTTTCTTTCTTTCAACTCACGGAAGCCTTCACATGAACACCCGCCGCACCCTCATTGCCGCCGCACTCTCCAGCCTTGCCTTCTTCGGCTTTGCCGCCACCGCGCAAGCCCAGGGCGAGCCGCTGCGCGTGGCCACCGATGCCACCTTTCCGCCGATGGAGTTCGTCGAGAACGGCAAGCGAACGGGCTTCGACGTGGAACTGGTCGAGGCCATCGGCAAGACGCTGGGCCGCAAAATCGAATGGATCGACATCGACTTCAAGGGCCTGGTGCCGGGCCTCATCTCCAAGCGCTTCGACATGGCCGTGTCGGCCATCTACATCACCGACGAGCGCAAGAAGGTCGTCGATTTCACGGTGCCCTACTACGCGGGCGGCCTGGTGGTGATGGTGAAGGACGGCAACACCGCCATCAAGACGCCGGCCGACATCAACGGCAAGAAGGTCAGCGTGCAGGTGGGCACCAAGTCGGTCTCCTACACCAAGGAAAAGTATCCGCAGGTGCAGCTGATGGAAGTCGAGAAGAACCAGGAAATGTTCAACCTGGTGGACATCGGCCGCGCCGACGCAGCCGTGACCGGCAAGCCTGCCGCCTACCAGTATGTGCGCACGCGCGGCGGCCTGAAGGTGCTGCCCGAGCAGATCACCACCGAGGAATACGGCATGGCCATCCGCAAGGACACGCCCGAGCTCACCAAGGCCGTGAACGGCGCCATCGAGAAGCTCAAGGCCGATGGCACCTATGCGCAAATCGTCGCGAAGTGGTTCAACGCCAGCGCCAAGTAATCCGGTCGGCTCATGGATTTCGATTTCTCGCCGGTCTGGCAAGGCTGGCCCGACCTGCTGCGCGGCGCCCTCGTCACGGTGGAAATCACCGCCTGCGCGCTCGCCCTCGGCTGCGTGCTGGGGCTCGTGGTCGGCATCGGGCGGCTCAACCCGAAGCGGCGCTGGCTCTACGGCATTTGCACGGCCTATGTGGCGGCGATTCGCGGCACGCCGCTGCTGGTGCAGCTGTTCATTTTGTTCTTCGGCCTGCCGCACTTCGGCATCCTGCTGCCGGCCTTCCTGTGCGGCGTGCTGGGGCTGGGCGTGTATTCGGGCGCGTATGTGTCGGAGATCGTGCGCGGCGCCATCCAGTCGATCGACAAGGGCCAGACCCTGGCGGCCCAGTCGCTGGGCATGACACCCGCCACGGCGATGCGCGAGATCGTGCTGCCGCAAGCGGTGGTGCGCATGATCCCGCCGCTGGGCAACGAGTTCATCGCGCTCATCAAGAACTCGGCGCTGGTGTCGCTGCTCACCATCCACGACGTGATGCATGAAGGGCAGAAGATCATCAGCGTGTCTTACCGCTCGCTGGAGGTGTACCTTGCCATCGCGCTCGTGTATTTCGTGCTCACGGGCACGATGACGCTGGTTCTCAGGCACTTCGAGCAGAAGCTTCGGCAAGGCGGGCTGATGCGATGAACGTGGTTCGCTTTTCCCGCACCGAGCTGCCGGCCAGGCGATGGAAGAACGGCGGCGGCACCACGCAGGAAATCGTGAGCTGGCCCGAGGGCGCGGGGCTCGACGACTTCAGCTGGCGCGCGAGCATTGCCACCATCGCGGCGCCGGGACCGTTCTCGGTGTTCGAAGGCGTCGACCGCAGCATCATGCTGCTCGAAGGCGACGGCGTGCGGCTGTTCACGCCAGACGGGCGAACGGACCACCGGCTCGACGCACCGCACCGGCCATTCACTTTCAGCGGCGACGAGCCGATCGATTGCGCGCTGCTCGGCGGCGCATCGAACGACTTCAACATCATGGCCCGGCGGGGCCGGTGGCGCGCCGAAGTGCAGGTGCTCGCGGAGCCCTCGGTGGTGGAGCCGGCGCCGCACGGCGTGCTGCTTGCGCTGCGCGGCACGTGGCGCCTGAACGGCGAGGCCCGGGCCGAGGGAGAGGGCGTGTACTGGGCCGAAGACGCGCAGGCGTGGCAAGCCGTGCCGGAAGACGAAGGCGCGCGGCTGGCGGCGGTTCGCATCGTGCCGGCGTAAGCTCTGGAATACCGAAAGAGACCCATGACATCCGCAACTTCGTTCCCATCGGCCGATGGCCTCTGGACCGGCCTTCGCCTGGCGCCCGATGCTGCTCCGGGCACCGCACCTGAAGCCGCGGCCGATGCCGCCATCGCGGTGGCAGGGGGCATGGTCCGCTGGGTAGGCGCGCGCCGGGCGCTGCCCGCTGAATTTGCCGGCCTTGCGCCGCATGACGCCGGCGGCGCACTCGTCACGCCGGGCCTGGTCGATTGCCACACCCACCTGGTCTACGGCGGCCAGCGTGCCAACGAGTTCGCGATGCGGCTCGCCGGGGCCAGTTACGAAGAAGTGGCCAAGGCGGGCGGCGGCATCGTTTCGTCGGTGCGGGCCACGC from Variovorax paradoxus includes these protein-coding regions:
- a CDS encoding amino acid ABC transporter permease is translated as MDFDFSPVWQGWPDLLRGALVTVEITACALALGCVLGLVVGIGRLNPKRRWLYGICTAYVAAIRGTPLLVQLFILFFGLPHFGILLPAFLCGVLGLGVYSGAYVSEIVRGAIQSIDKGQTLAAQSLGMTPATAMREIVLPQAVVRMIPPLGNEFIALIKNSALVSLLTIHDVMHEGQKIISVSYRSLEVYLAIALVYFVLTGTMTLVLRHFEQKLRQGGLMR
- a CDS encoding HutD/Ves family protein, translated to MNVVRFSRTELPARRWKNGGGTTQEIVSWPEGAGLDDFSWRASIATIAAPGPFSVFEGVDRSIMLLEGDGVRLFTPDGRTDHRLDAPHRPFTFSGDEPIDCALLGGASNDFNIMARRGRWRAEVQVLAEPSVVEPAPHGVLLALRGTWRLNGEARAEGEGVYWAEDAQAWQAVPEDEGARLAAVRIVPA